In one window of Oceanococcus sp. HetDA_MAG_MS8 DNA:
- the lpxD gene encoding UDP-3-O-(3-hydroxymyristoyl)glucosamine N-acyltransferase: MDLLTLLERVGVQPTRHPQANPDITGVCSLQPGQAQGVAWCGSPRYKDAAQSSQAAAVLVPQNWTVDWPNAVFVADPQAAFAAVAQEFEQDQRPAPGIHPTACIDPTAQLGDGVRVGPGVVIEAQARIGDAVSLGAHCYVGAGVSIGAHSDLHPRVTVRSRANIGERALILSGAVIGSRGFGNYHDGQAWRAIPQVGSVQIGNGVEIGANTTIDCGALEDTVIGDNVRIDNQCQIAHNVQIGAQTAIAAQVGIAGSTRIGQGCMIGGQAGISGHIEIADRVILNGGAVVLQSITESGQYGSGTPLLAVGAFRRLLVLLRRLEPRLKALEKAVSRG, from the coding sequence ATGGATTTGCTCACACTGCTTGAGCGCGTTGGTGTCCAGCCCACGCGCCATCCGCAGGCCAATCCTGATATCACCGGAGTGTGTTCACTGCAGCCGGGTCAGGCGCAGGGTGTGGCGTGGTGTGGTTCGCCGCGTTATAAAGACGCCGCTCAGTCCAGCCAGGCGGCGGCCGTCCTGGTGCCACAAAATTGGACGGTAGACTGGCCCAACGCCGTGTTTGTGGCCGACCCACAGGCCGCGTTTGCGGCGGTAGCCCAGGAGTTTGAGCAAGACCAAAGACCGGCGCCCGGCATCCATCCGACTGCTTGTATTGACCCCACAGCGCAGCTTGGAGACGGCGTCAGGGTTGGTCCAGGTGTGGTCATTGAGGCCCAGGCGCGCATCGGAGACGCGGTGTCGCTCGGCGCTCACTGTTATGTTGGCGCTGGGGTGAGTATTGGCGCGCACAGTGATCTTCACCCCCGGGTTACCGTGCGTAGCCGGGCAAACATTGGTGAACGCGCGCTCATACTTAGCGGCGCAGTGATCGGTAGCCGGGGGTTTGGCAACTATCATGACGGCCAGGCTTGGCGGGCGATTCCCCAAGTGGGCTCAGTGCAGATTGGCAATGGGGTAGAAATCGGGGCGAATACGACCATCGACTGTGGTGCACTGGAAGACACAGTGATCGGTGATAACGTACGCATAGACAATCAATGTCAAATCGCCCACAACGTGCAGATTGGAGCGCAAACGGCTATTGCGGCGCAGGTCGGAATTGCTGGGTCGACTCGCATCGGTCAGGGCTGCATGATTGGTGGCCAAGCCGGCATCTCAGGGCATATTGAGATAGCCGACAGGGTCATCCTGAACGGAGGCGCAGTGGTGCTGCAGTCGATCACGGAATCTGGTCAGTACGGCTCGGGAACGCCTTTGCTTGCTGTTGGTGCATTTCGACGTTTGCTTGTTCTGCTGCGGCGGTTGGAGCCGCGTCTGAAGGCATTGGAAAAGGCGGTATCGCGTGGCTGA
- the fabZ gene encoding 3-hydroxyacyl-ACP dehydratase FabZ, giving the protein MDIDLDDIRRLLPHRYPFLLVDRVLECVIGERIVALKNISHNESQFQGHFPERPIMPGVLILEAMAQACGLLASATAEEGPEQGTIMVFAGIDRARFKRQVVPGDQVRLEATLVKRKRDIWKFSAHASVDEAIVCTADMMCANQRLEAMRK; this is encoded by the coding sequence ATAGACATTGACCTTGATGACATCCGGCGGCTGTTGCCGCACCGCTACCCATTTTTGCTGGTCGATCGTGTGCTGGAGTGCGTGATTGGTGAACGCATCGTGGCCTTGAAGAACATCAGTCACAACGAAAGTCAGTTCCAAGGTCATTTCCCGGAGCGGCCCATCATGCCGGGGGTGTTAATACTGGAAGCCATGGCTCAAGCCTGCGGTTTGCTGGCTTCTGCCACCGCCGAGGAGGGACCCGAGCAGGGCACCATTATGGTCTTTGCTGGCATCGACCGAGCACGTTTCAAGCGTCAGGTCGTCCCTGGTGACCAAGTGCGGCTAGAGGCCACATTGGTGAAGCGCAAGCGCGATATTTGGAAGTTCTCTGCTCATGCCAGTGTGGATGAGGCCATCGTCTGCACCGCAGACATGATGTGTGCGAATCAACGATTGGAGGCCATGCGTAAATGA
- the lpxA gene encoding acyl-ACP--UDP-N-acetylglucosamine O-acyltransferase, translating into MTQALISPQAYVDPKAELDSSVEVGPFCYVGPQVQIGPQTRLVANVAVRGPTKIGARNTIHPFASIGGDPQDLTWSDAPVHLDIGDDNTIFEFVTFNRGTPKEESRTRIGDRNFMMAYVHIAHDCVVGNDTVLANNTTLAGHVHIHDHAICGGFTAIHQFCHVGAYAYLGHGGAVVRDVPPYVMVSDYPQRPRGINKVGLERKGFSAERIRRIREAFKVLYKQDLSLEDAIARIRELADAGDTDGDLRRFLDFISASKRSIIR; encoded by the coding sequence ATGACGCAAGCGCTCATCAGCCCACAGGCTTATGTGGACCCTAAAGCGGAGCTGGATAGCAGCGTTGAGGTCGGCCCCTTTTGTTATGTCGGCCCGCAGGTCCAGATCGGCCCGCAGACACGGTTGGTGGCCAATGTCGCGGTGCGTGGCCCGACCAAGATTGGTGCGCGCAACACCATTCATCCCTTTGCTTCCATTGGTGGTGATCCCCAGGACCTCACTTGGTCCGATGCGCCTGTCCACCTCGATATTGGCGACGACAACACGATTTTTGAGTTCGTCACCTTTAACCGTGGCACGCCCAAGGAAGAAAGTCGGACCCGCATCGGCGACCGCAACTTCATGATGGCTTATGTCCATATTGCGCATGATTGTGTGGTGGGTAACGATACGGTGCTCGCCAACAACACAACCTTGGCCGGGCATGTGCACATTCATGACCACGCCATTTGTGGGGGCTTTACCGCCATTCACCAGTTTTGCCATGTGGGCGCCTACGCCTACCTAGGGCACGGCGGTGCGGTGGTGCGCGATGTGCCGCCCTATGTCATGGTGTCCGACTACCCTCAGCGCCCACGCGGCATCAACAAAGTTGGGCTGGAACGCAAGGGCTTTTCTGCCGAGCGCATCCGCCGAATTCGTGAAGCCTTCAAGGTGCTCTACAAACAAGATCTAAGTTTGGAAGATGCCATTGCCCGTATCCGTGAGTTGGCTGATGCCGGCGATACCGACGGGGATTTGCGCCGCTTTTTAGACTTTATTAGCGCGTCAAAGCGGTCCATCATTCGTTAA
- the lpxB gene encoding lipid-A-disaccharide synthase, whose protein sequence is MPARRLAIVAGESSGDQLGAGLVRALRERHPDLIIEGVAGPHLQAAGCTPLAQAEELAVMGLAEVLPEVARIWRLRQRLLKHWRDNPPDAFVGIDAPDFNLGLERRLKDQGIPVVHYVSPTVWAWRPQRVHKVNRAAHGLLCLFPFEPECYQELPIQTAYVGHPFAHAMRKLPTAATLRKQLQVDSSAPVLALVPGSRSGEIERNAPVMFEAAAAWQQDNPRLQLLLAAADAKRAEQLQALSQQWGHRLSVTITTGRMREVLCASDVAWVTSGTATLETLLSQTPMVVLYRAAASTNFLLRGLGMLQSRFVSMPNILAGRSVVPELLQEQAQPEALLRAGRLLLDNAGAREAQLQAFAQISEGLLQDTDQLAAEFVEDICGWV, encoded by the coding sequence GTGCCGGCACGTCGTTTGGCCATTGTGGCCGGGGAAAGTTCTGGGGATCAATTGGGTGCGGGTCTGGTTCGGGCTCTGCGTGAACGCCATCCGGACTTGATCATTGAGGGGGTTGCGGGACCGCACCTGCAAGCCGCCGGCTGTACTCCCTTAGCCCAAGCCGAGGAACTGGCGGTCATGGGCCTAGCGGAAGTTCTGCCTGAGGTGGCCCGTATCTGGCGTTTGCGTCAACGGCTGCTCAAGCATTGGCGGGATAACCCGCCGGATGCCTTTGTCGGCATTGATGCACCTGACTTCAACTTGGGCCTGGAGCGCCGCCTCAAAGATCAAGGCATTCCCGTCGTGCACTACGTAAGCCCTACGGTCTGGGCGTGGCGACCGCAGCGGGTGCATAAAGTGAACCGTGCCGCCCATGGTTTGCTGTGTTTGTTTCCTTTTGAGCCCGAGTGTTACCAAGAGCTGCCTATACAAACGGCCTATGTCGGTCATCCTTTTGCGCATGCCATGCGCAAGTTGCCAACGGCGGCCACCTTGCGCAAGCAGCTGCAGGTGGATTCGAGCGCCCCTGTACTGGCACTCGTGCCAGGCAGCCGTAGCGGCGAAATTGAACGCAATGCCCCAGTGATGTTTGAGGCCGCCGCAGCTTGGCAACAAGACAACCCCCGGCTGCAGTTGTTACTGGCCGCCGCAGACGCTAAACGGGCCGAGCAGCTCCAAGCTCTTAGCCAGCAATGGGGCCATCGCTTGAGCGTCACCATCACAACAGGTCGTATGCGCGAGGTTCTTTGCGCATCCGACGTGGCCTGGGTCACATCCGGCACCGCCACTCTCGAGACCCTCTTGAGCCAAACTCCGATGGTGGTGCTGTACAGGGCCGCTGCCAGTACCAATTTTCTATTGCGCGGCTTAGGGATGCTGCAATCTCGTTTTGTGTCAATGCCGAACATTCTGGCTGGCCGCAGCGTTGTTCCAGAGCTGCTACAAGAGCAAGCGCAGCCAGAGGCCTTGCTGCGTGCTGGTCGTTTATTGCTAGACAATGCCGGTGCGCGGGAGGCGCAACTCCAGGCTTTCGCGCAGATTAGCGAAGGTTTGCTGCAAGATACCGACCAGTTGGCGGCCGAGTTCGTGGAGGATATATGCGGGTGGGTGTAG
- the rnhB gene encoding ribonuclease HII, whose product MRVGVDEAGRGPLAGPVVAAAVILAEPITGLNDSKKLSPKRRDELAELIREQAQAWAIAEASAAEIDALNIHHATLLAMRRAVEALPEMASEALVDGRFVPSLSMPARAIVGGDAKVAEISAASILAKTHRDAILVGLDSQFPEYGFAKHKGYPTPAHLQALHQHGPCAAHRRSFAPVAQVSLAL is encoded by the coding sequence ATGCGGGTGGGTGTAGATGAAGCTGGACGCGGTCCTTTAGCGGGTCCAGTGGTGGCCGCCGCCGTCATTCTTGCCGAGCCCATTACAGGCTTGAATGACTCCAAAAAACTCAGCCCTAAGCGCCGAGATGAGCTCGCAGAACTCATTCGTGAACAGGCTCAGGCTTGGGCCATTGCGGAGGCGAGTGCGGCTGAAATTGACGCATTGAACATTCACCATGCCACCCTGCTGGCCATGCGCAGGGCGGTAGAGGCCCTGCCGGAAATGGCTTCAGAAGCATTGGTGGATGGGCGTTTTGTGCCTAGCTTGAGCATGCCGGCGCGGGCCATAGTGGGTGGCGACGCGAAGGTCGCAGAGATCTCCGCTGCGTCAATTTTGGCGAAAACGCATCGCGATGCCATATTGGTGGGCCTAGATAGCCAATTTCCAGAATATGGCTTCGCCAAACACAAGGGATATCCCACTCCAGCTCATTTACAAGCGCTGCATCAGCATGGCCCTTGCGCGGCTCACCGACGCAGCTTTGCTCCTGTGGCGCAGGTGAGTCTCGCCCTGTGA